The genomic DNA GCTGGGGTTCGGCTTCCGCTGCGGCTTCCTCGGGCTGCTGCACATGGAGATCGTGCAGGAGCGGCTGGAGCGCGAGTTCGGGCTCGAGCTGGTGACGACGGTGCCCAACGTCGAGTACCATGTGGTGCTGGCGGACGGGACGCGCCTCGAGGTCGAGAATCCGAGCGCGCTGCCCGATCGCTCGAAGATCGAGCGCATCGAGGAGCCCTACGTGCGCGCGCGAATCGTCTGCCCCGCGGAGTACATCGGCAACGTGCAGAAGCTGTGTCACGAGCGGCGCGGCGAGTTCGACTCGATGCATTACCTGGACCCGACGCGTGTCGAGTTCGTGTACCAGCTCCCCCTGGCGGAGATCGTACTGGACTTCTACGACCGGCTCAAAGGCTCGACGCGCGGCTACGCCTCGCTGGATTGGGAGTTGCTGGAGTACCGGCCCAACGACCTGGTCAAGCTGGAGATGCTGATCAATGGCGAGGCCGTGGACGCGTTCAGCGTGGTCATCCACCGCTCGAAGGCGTACCACTACGGCCGCGCGCTGGCGGGAAAGCTGCGGGAGCTGATTCCGCGGCAGCTCTTCGAGGTGGCGATCCAGGCGACGATCGGCACGCGGATCATCGCGCGGGAAACCATCCGCCCGCTGCGCAAGAACGTGACGGCCAAGTGCTACGGCGGGGACATCACGCGGAAGCGCAAGCTGTTGGAAAAGCAGAAGGCGGGGAAGCGGCGGATGAAGCAGGTGGGCACGGTCGAGATCCCGCAGGAGGCGTTCCTGGCGGTGCTGCAAGTCGGGGAGTAGCCTTTGCTGATCCCGTACCCGTACCAGTACCCGTGCCCGTGCCCGTGCCCGTAGCCCGCCTTTCGCCGGGTGAGGGAATCGTTTGTGCCGATCCGTTTCCCGGCCTTCCGCCTGCCTCGAGCGAAAGGATCCGGTCGAGCGGTGGTGCTTCCGGGCACGGCGAGGGGCACGGGCACGTGCACGGGCGCGGGCACGAGCTCCGAGAGAAATGGCACGGCCGCGTGAGCTGATCCTCCGCGCCCCCAACCACCTGGGCGATCTGGTGATGGCGCTGCCCGCGCTGGAGGTGGCGGGGGCCGCGGCTGATACGCTGGTCCTCGAGACGCTGGCGCCGCTGCTCGAGCTGAGTGGGTTCCGCGGCCGCGTGCTGCCGCTCGAGCGGGGGGCGGCGGGCTTCTGGAGTGGCGTCCGGCGCCTGCGCCGCGGGCGCTACCGGCGGGGCGTGCTCCTGCCGCCCTCCTTCTCCTCCGCGCTGCTGTTCCGGCTGGGTGGGGTGCGCGAGCGGCGCGGCATGCAGACGGACGGCCGCTCGATGTTGCTGACCGAGCCCGTCCCGCTGCACCGGCTGGCGGGGCTGCACCGCAGTGCAGTCTACTTCGCCCTGGTGACGGGCTCGCCGCCAGCCGCGCCGCTGGTGCCGCGGGTCAGGGTTGCCGCGGGTGCGCGGGAGGCGTGGGCGCGCCTGGTGGGGGGCGGCGGCCGCCCCGTGGTAGGCTTGTTTCCGGGCGGCCACGCGCCTTCCCGGCGTTGGGACGGCGGCCGCTTCGCCGCCCTGGCCCGCGCCCTGGCGGCCCGAGGAGCGCGCGTTATCGTGTTCGGCGGGCCGGCGGAGCGAGAACTGACGGCGCGCGTGGCCGGCCAGGTGGCAGTCGATGCCGGCGGCCGCACGGACCTGCCGCTGCTCGCCGCCGGATTGGCCGACTGCCACCTGCTGGTGAGCAACGACAGCGGGCCGCTGCACCTGGCGGCAGCGGTGGGCACGCCGACCGTGTCACTCTGGGGAGCCGGCAACCCGGCGGTCACGGGTCCGGCGGGCGCGGCGCACCGGTTGCTGCGCCGCCCGGAGCTGCCGTGCGTGCCCTGCGTGAAGAACCGGTGTCCGCGGAGCGGCCGCGGCTATGTTCTGGAGAGGGCCGAGGTGGAATGCCTGAAGCTGATCGAAGTGGGCGATGTCCTGGCCGCCGTCGAGGCGGCACTCGCCGCGCGCGGGACTGAGACGTAGCCGGCACCAGAGGAGGAAATGGCTGTTCCCGCGGACAAGAAGTGGATCGTCGGGGTCGACCTGGGCGGTACCAACGTCGTCGTCGGCGTCCTGCCCATAAACGGCGGTCACGTGCTGGCCCTGCACAGCCAGCCTACGGAGGCGGCGCGCGGCGCGAAGTTCGTCGTGGACCGGATCGTGGGCCTGGTCGAGCAAGCGATCGCCGAAGTGCTGGCCGAGCATGCGGGCTCGCGCCAGGAGTTCGCGGGCGTGGGCATCGGCTCGCCCGGCCCGCTGGACCGCCAGACCGGCACGGTCATCAATACGCCCAACCTGGGGTGGCGCAATTTCCCGCTGCGCGACCTGATCGCGAATGCGGTCCACCTGCCGGCTACCCTGGACAATGATGCGAACTGTGCCACCTACGGCGAGTGGTGGCTGGGTGTGGGGCGCGATGTGGATACCCTCGTGGGGCTCACCCTGGGCACCGGCATCGGCGGCGGCATCGTGCTCAATGGCAAGATCTTCCACGGCGTGAGCGACGCCGCAGGCGAGATCGGGCACATGACCATTGACTCGACCGGCCGCAAGTGCAAGTGCGGCAACTACGGCTGCCTCGAGGCGTATGCCTCGGGGCCGGCTATTGCGGCGCGGGCCATTGAAGGCATCGAAGCGGGTGCCGAGACCATGCTGCCCGACCTGGTGAATGGCAGGCTGGAGGACATCACGGCGGCCACGGTCTACGAGGCCGCGGTGCTCGGTGACCCGTACGCCGACGAGATCATGAAGGAGACAGCCAAATTCCTGGGCGCCGGCGTAGCCAACATCATCAACGTCCTGAATCCGGCCATGGTGGTCATTGCGGGCGGCGTCACCCGCGCGGGTGACCATCTTTTCGTGCCCCTGCGGGCCGAGGTGCGCCGGCGCGCGTTCCGCAGCGCGGAGGAAGCCTGCCAGAT from Gemmatimonadota bacterium includes the following:
- a CDS encoding glycosyltransferase family 9 protein is translated as MARPRELILRAPNHLGDLVMALPALEVAGAAADTLVLETLAPLLELSGFRGRVLPLERGAAGFWSGVRRLRRGRYRRGVLLPPSFSSALLFRLGGVRERRGMQTDGRSMLLTEPVPLHRLAGLHRSAVYFALVTGSPPAAPLVPRVRVAAGAREAWARLVGGGGRPVVGLFPGGHAPSRRWDGGRFAALARALAARGARVIVFGGPAERELTARVAGQVAVDAGGRTDLPLLAAGLADCHLLVSNDSGPLHLAAAVGTPTVSLWGAGNPAVTGPAGAAHRLLRRPELPCVPCVKNRCPRSGRGYVLERAEVECLKLIEVGDVLAAVEAALAARGTET
- a CDS encoding ROK family protein → MAVPADKKWIVGVDLGGTNVVVGVLPINGGHVLALHSQPTEAARGAKFVVDRIVGLVEQAIAEVLAEHAGSRQEFAGVGIGSPGPLDRQTGTVINTPNLGWRNFPLRDLIANAVHLPATLDNDANCATYGEWWLGVGRDVDTLVGLTLGTGIGGGIVLNGKIFHGVSDAAGEIGHMTIDSTGRKCKCGNYGCLEAYASGPAIAARAIEGIEAGAETMLPDLVNGRLEDITAATVYEAAVLGDPYADEIMKETAKFLGAGVANIINVLNPAMVVIAGGVTRAGDHLFVPLRAEVRRRAFRSAEEACQIVSGRLPGTAGVVGAVAAFKQERYGEV